One Pseudomonas brassicacearum genomic region harbors:
- a CDS encoding thioesterase II family protein, producing the protein MTQLTLLCLPYSGASAMVYSRWRRTLPQWLHVQPVELPGRGARFDEPLHTDMGPLAMQLARELLPSIQAPYALFGHSLGALLACEIAYALRELGCPEPVALFASGTAAPTMRADYDRGFAEPKTDAELIDQLRTLNGTSEEILANEELMALTLPILRADFLLCGRFQPRVRPRLNCPVHVLGGTTDKATTEQLIGWRQETTGSFSVDMLAGGHFFIHQHEARVLRLIKDQLSVHHRRHGLAISA; encoded by the coding sequence GTGACTCAACTGACCCTGCTGTGCCTGCCTTATTCCGGCGCCAGCGCAATGGTTTACAGCCGCTGGCGGCGCACGTTGCCGCAGTGGCTGCACGTGCAGCCCGTGGAGCTGCCGGGGCGCGGGGCGCGCTTCGACGAACCGCTGCACACCGACATGGGCCCGTTGGCGATGCAGTTGGCGCGAGAGCTGCTGCCCTCGATCCAGGCCCCGTACGCGCTGTTCGGTCACAGCCTGGGCGCGCTGCTGGCCTGTGAAATCGCCTACGCCTTGCGCGAACTCGGCTGCCCCGAACCGGTGGCGCTGTTTGCCTCGGGTACTGCGGCGCCGACGATGCGGGCTGACTACGACCGTGGTTTCGCCGAGCCGAAAACCGACGCTGAACTGATCGACCAGCTGCGCACCCTCAACGGTACCAGCGAGGAAATATTGGCCAACGAAGAGCTGATGGCCCTGACCTTGCCAATCCTGCGGGCGGACTTCCTGCTGTGCGGACGTTTCCAGCCCCGGGTGCGACCACGGCTCAACTGCCCGGTGCATGTGCTTGGCGGCACTACCGACAAGGCCACCACCGAGCAACTGATTGGCTGGCGCCAGGAAACCACGGGCAGTTTTTCGGTGGACATGCTGGCCGGTGGGCACTTCTTCATTCACCAGCACGAGGCCAGGGTGCTGCGGCTGATCAAGGATCAGTTGAGCGTGCATCATCGGCGGCATGGGTTGGCGATCAGCGCGTGA
- a CDS encoding condensation domain-containing protein, which translates to MNAEDALKLARRFIGLPLDKRRMFLAALAKEGVEFSGFPIPQGVEAEDRQALSYAQQRMWFLWQLEPDSGAYNLPGAVRLKGTLSLSALEQAFASLVARHETLRTVFQRQADDRLLQVPASAPLVIDHADFSAMPAAEREQAVRLAAEAQSMRPFDLACGPLLRVELLKLDEQEHVLLLTLHHIVSDGWSMNVLIDEFIRFYDAHEAGVAPQLADLPIQYSDYALWQRRWLEAGELQRQLDYWQAQLGDEHPVLELPLDYPRPVLPSYRGCRLEHVVEAALVEQLRGVARQQGVTLFMLLLGTFNILLHRYTGQADLRVGVPVANRNRQEIEGLIGFFVNTQVLRVQVDGQARLGDLLRDIKETALGAQAHQDLPFERLVEALKLERSLSYNPLFQVMYNHQPEVADVTTLKVGSGLELGVIEWESRSTQFDLSLDTYEKGGQLHAAFTYASDLFNPETIERMARHWTLLLRNIVSDPQQRVGELALLAPAEYRQLVTEWGVTTRPGRASARCTNCSRRKLNAARTPSP; encoded by the coding sequence ATGAATGCTGAAGACGCCTTGAAACTTGCTCGCCGGTTTATCGGGTTGCCCCTGGACAAGCGCCGGATGTTCCTCGCGGCGTTGGCCAAGGAGGGCGTGGAGTTCAGCGGTTTTCCCATCCCCCAGGGCGTTGAGGCCGAGGATCGCCAGGCCTTGTCCTATGCCCAGCAGCGCATGTGGTTTCTTTGGCAACTGGAGCCGGACAGCGGCGCCTACAACCTGCCCGGGGCGGTGCGTCTCAAAGGCACGTTGAGCCTGTCGGCCCTGGAGCAGGCTTTCGCCAGCCTGGTGGCACGACATGAAACCCTGCGCACGGTGTTCCAGCGCCAGGCCGACGACCGTCTCCTGCAGGTGCCGGCCAGCGCGCCGCTGGTGATCGACCACGCAGACTTCAGTGCCATGCCGGCCGCCGAGCGCGAGCAGGCGGTTCGCCTGGCCGCCGAGGCCCAGTCGATGCGGCCCTTCGACCTGGCCTGCGGCCCGTTGCTGCGGGTCGAATTGCTCAAGCTCGATGAGCAGGAGCACGTGCTGCTGCTGACCCTGCACCACATCGTCTCCGATGGCTGGTCCATGAACGTGTTGATCGATGAGTTCATCCGTTTCTACGACGCCCATGAGGCGGGCGTTGCCCCGCAGTTGGCTGATTTGCCGATCCAGTACAGCGACTACGCCCTGTGGCAACGCCGTTGGCTGGAGGCCGGCGAGCTGCAGCGGCAACTCGATTACTGGCAAGCGCAACTGGGCGACGAGCATCCGGTGTTGGAACTGCCTCTCGACTATCCACGCCCGGTGCTGCCGAGCTATCGCGGTTGCCGCCTGGAGCATGTGGTGGAGGCCGCGCTGGTCGAGCAACTGCGCGGCGTTGCCCGGCAGCAGGGGGTGACCTTGTTCATGCTGTTGCTGGGCACCTTCAATATCCTGCTGCACCGTTACACCGGACAAGCCGACCTGCGGGTCGGCGTCCCGGTCGCCAACCGCAACCGCCAGGAAATCGAAGGGCTGATCGGTTTCTTCGTCAACACCCAGGTGTTGCGGGTGCAAGTGGATGGCCAGGCCCGCCTTGGCGACCTGTTGCGTGACATCAAGGAAACCGCCCTCGGCGCCCAGGCCCACCAGGACCTGCCCTTCGAACGGCTGGTCGAGGCGCTGAAGCTTGAGCGCAGCCTGAGCTACAACCCGTTGTTCCAAGTGATGTACAACCACCAGCCGGAAGTGGCCGATGTCACCACGCTGAAAGTCGGCAGCGGTCTGGAGCTGGGCGTCATCGAATGGGAGTCGCGCAGCACCCAGTTCGACTTGAGCCTGGACACCTACGAAAAGGGCGGCCAATTGCATGCCGCGTTCACCTACGCCAGCGACTTGTTCAACCCCGAAACCATCGAGCGCATGGCGCGGCACTGGACGCTGCTATTGCGCAATATCGTCAGCGATCCACAGCAGCGCGTCGGCGAACTCGCGTTGCTGGCGCCGGCTGAATATCGGCAGTTGGTGACAGAGTGGGGCGTCACGACACGACCTGGCCGAGCGAGCGCCCGGTGCACGAACTGTTCGAGGCGCAAGCTGAACGCAGCCCGGACGCCATCGCCTTGA
- the tam gene encoding trans-aconitate 2-methyltransferase: MSWSAKQYVTFEQERTRPARDLLAAIPSVEARSVIDLGCGPGNSTELLVEHFPGATVRGLDSSSDMIEAARQRLPAVTFDTADIGRWNEPGPFDVIFANAVLQWLPDHATLLPSLVSKLVEGGSLAVQMPDNLHQPSHRLMQEVAANGPWANQLAGVADMRTKVEDTSTYYSILKPHCTRVDVWRTTYHHPLAGGAAGVVEWFKGSALRPFLEPLDQAQREQYLERYLQAIEQAYPALDDGTVLLPFPRVFMVATR, translated from the coding sequence ATGAGCTGGTCCGCCAAGCAATACGTCACCTTCGAACAGGAACGCACCCGCCCGGCCCGGGACCTGCTGGCCGCCATTCCCTCCGTGGAAGCGCGCTCAGTGATCGACCTGGGTTGCGGCCCCGGTAACTCCACCGAGCTGCTGGTGGAACACTTCCCCGGCGCCACGGTGCGCGGCCTGGACAGTTCCAGCGACATGATCGAGGCCGCACGCCAGCGCTTGCCCGCCGTAACCTTCGACACGGCGGACATCGGCCGATGGAACGAACCCGGGCCGTTCGACGTGATCTTCGCCAACGCCGTGCTGCAATGGCTGCCCGACCACGCCACCCTGCTGCCTTCGCTGGTGAGCAAGCTCGTCGAGGGTGGCAGCCTGGCGGTCCAGATGCCCGACAACCTGCACCAACCGTCCCACCGATTAATGCAGGAAGTCGCGGCCAACGGCCCCTGGGCCAACCAACTGGCCGGGGTGGCTGATATGCGTACGAAAGTCGAGGACACCAGCACTTATTACTCGATCCTCAAGCCCCACTGCACCCGCGTCGACGTGTGGCGCACCACCTATCACCACCCACTGGCCGGCGGTGCCGCGGGCGTGGTGGAGTGGTTCAAGGGCAGCGCGTTGCGGCCGTTTCTCGAGCCGCTGGATCAGGCGCAACGCGAGCAGTATCTGGAGCGTTATCTCCAGGCGATCGAACAGGCTTACCCCGCCTTGGACGATGGCACGGTATTGCTGCCGTTTCCCCGTGTGTTCATGGTCGCGACGCGCTAG